In [Leptolyngbya] sp. PCC 7376, a genomic segment contains:
- the gyrA gene encoding DNA topoisomerase (ATP-hydrolyzing) subunit A → MTSPQERIIPTDLSNEMSRSYLEYAMSVIVGRALPDARDGLKPVHRRILYAMYELGLTPERPFRKCARVVGEVLGKYHPHGDTAVYDALVRMAQDFSMRDPLINGHGNFGSIDNDPPAAMRYTESRLQSLTTNALLRDIESETVDFADNFDGSQQEPVVLPARVPQLLVNGSSGIAVGMATNIPPHNLGEIIDGATALIHNPEITIQELMQFIPAPDFPTGAQILGRSGIKDAYLTGRGSITMRGVAEVEMLRQNGREKEAIIVTELPYQTNKAGLIERIADMVNDKRLDGISDIRDESDRQGMRIVIELKRDAYAQVVLNNLYKHTPLQNNFGANMLALVNGEPQLLNLKQFLTVFLDFRVEVITRRTQYELRKARERDHILQGLLIALSNLDAVIALIRRAADSATARTELMEGYELSQPQADAILQMQLRRLTALEADKIQAEHEDLQLKITDLEDILARRERVDAIIEDELTEIKTIHQSDRRTEIVFDAGDLQDIDLIANERSAILLTEQGYIKRMPVATFDAQNRATRGKAAAKMKEDDGIDHFLTCCDHDHVLFFTDRGVVYSLHAYQIPESSRTARGLPAIQLLPIPKEEKITSMIRVSEFTEDEYLVMLTQNGYIKKTTLSAFARIRSNGLIAISLEDGDQLNWVRLARQEDSIIVASSEGMAIHFQADSKQLRPLGRSTRGVRAMKLKSDDDMLVSMDIVSAQITAAIAASDEAEEDEDNEDILEDVDNGPWVVAVTTKGFGKRVQVGRFRLQNRAGVGLRAIKFKSKGDRLASLRIVHSGNELMLVTSRGIMIRQAVESISLQSRNATGVRVQRLDKEDAIVAVALVPEAADEDVEDTQDEHTIDGDSVELEMTESTEEE, encoded by the coding sequence ATGACCTCCCCACAGGAGCGCATTATTCCCACTGATCTGAGTAACGAGATGTCTCGCTCGTACTTAGAGTATGCGATGAGTGTCATCGTTGGTCGGGCATTGCCAGATGCGAGGGATGGTTTAAAACCTGTTCACCGCCGTATTCTCTACGCAATGTATGAGTTGGGTTTGACCCCCGAACGCCCGTTTCGAAAATGTGCTCGTGTGGTCGGTGAAGTGCTCGGTAAATACCATCCCCACGGTGATACAGCGGTTTATGATGCATTGGTGCGGATGGCTCAGGACTTCTCAATGCGAGATCCGTTAATTAATGGTCATGGTAACTTTGGCTCCATTGATAACGATCCGCCCGCAGCAATGCGTTATACCGAATCGCGTTTGCAGTCTTTAACGACGAATGCGTTATTGCGGGATATAGAGTCAGAAACCGTTGATTTTGCCGATAACTTTGACGGTTCGCAACAAGAGCCCGTTGTTCTCCCTGCACGAGTTCCTCAACTTTTGGTGAATGGTTCCTCCGGAATTGCGGTGGGCATGGCAACCAATATCCCCCCCCATAACCTTGGCGAAATTATTGATGGTGCAACAGCTCTCATCCATAATCCTGAGATTACGATTCAGGAATTGATGCAATTTATTCCGGCACCAGATTTCCCTACAGGGGCTCAAATTTTGGGTCGTTCCGGTATTAAAGATGCCTATTTGACTGGGCGTGGTTCGATCACGATGCGTGGTGTGGCTGAGGTTGAAATGCTTCGCCAAAATGGTCGTGAAAAAGAAGCAATTATCGTCACAGAGCTTCCTTATCAAACCAATAAAGCAGGTTTGATCGAGCGTATTGCCGACATGGTAAACGATAAGAGACTCGATGGTATTTCTGATATTCGCGATGAGAGCGATCGCCAAGGAATGCGGATTGTGATTGAGCTGAAGCGTGATGCTTATGCGCAGGTGGTACTGAATAATCTCTACAAACACACACCACTTCAGAATAACTTTGGCGCAAATATGTTGGCCTTGGTTAATGGTGAACCTCAACTCCTCAATCTAAAACAGTTTCTGACTGTGTTCCTCGACTTCCGTGTAGAAGTCATTACCCGCCGGACGCAATACGAACTCCGCAAAGCCCGAGAACGCGATCATATTTTGCAGGGTTTGTTAATTGCGCTCAGTAATCTTGATGCTGTAATTGCATTGATTCGTCGTGCAGCAGACTCGGCAACGGCTCGTACAGAACTCATGGAAGGCTACGAACTAAGTCAGCCTCAAGCTGATGCGATCCTTCAAATGCAGTTGCGTCGATTGACAGCACTTGAAGCAGATAAGATTCAGGCCGAGCATGAAGATCTGCAACTCAAAATTACTGATCTCGAAGATATTCTGGCGCGACGTGAGCGAGTTGACGCCATCATTGAAGATGAATTAACCGAAATTAAGACCATCCACCAGAGCGATCGCCGCACTGAGATTGTCTTTGACGCTGGTGATTTACAGGATATTGACCTGATTGCCAATGAGCGCTCCGCAATTTTATTAACGGAGCAAGGTTACATCAAACGGATGCCTGTGGCGACTTTCGATGCCCAGAACCGAGCGACTCGCGGTAAAGCGGCTGCAAAAATGAAGGAAGACGATGGCATTGATCACTTCCTTACCTGTTGTGACCATGACCATGTGTTGTTCTTCACAGATCGAGGTGTCGTGTATTCGCTCCATGCCTACCAAATCCCTGAATCTTCCCGAACGGCAAGAGGTTTGCCCGCTATTCAATTGTTGCCGATTCCGAAGGAAGAAAAGATTACTTCAATGATTCGGGTCAGTGAGTTTACGGAAGATGAATATCTTGTAATGCTGACTCAGAATGGTTATATCAAGAAAACGACTCTGTCGGCATTTGCTCGCATTCGTTCTAATGGTTTAATCGCAATTTCCCTTGAAGATGGTGACCAACTCAATTGGGTGCGCCTTGCTCGCCAAGAAGACAGCATTATTGTGGCGAGTAGCGAAGGGATGGCCATTCATTTCCAAGCGGATAGTAAACAACTTCGTCCCCTTGGTCGCTCAACCCGTGGTGTGCGGGCGATGAAACTCAAATCTGATGATGACATGCTTGTCAGTATGGACATTGTTTCTGCACAAATTACGGCGGCGATCGCCGCATCGGATGAAGCGGAAGAGGACGAGGACAACGAAGATATTCTTGAAGATGTGGATAATGGCCCTTGGGTTGTGGCTGTGACGACCAAAGGCTTTGGTAAGCGTGTTCAAGTCGGGCGTTTCCGACTCCAAAATCGTGCTGGCGTTGGTTTACGGGCAATCAAATTTAAGTCTAAGGGCGATCGCCTAGCTTCTCTACGGATCGTTCATTCAGGTAATGAATTAATGCTGGTGACATCCCGTGGCATTATGATTCGTCAGGCTGTGGAATCAATTTCACTCCAATCCCGTAATGCAACAGGTGTAAGGGTTCAGCGTCTCGATAAAGAAGATGCAATTGTTGCTGTTGCCCTTGTACCAGAAGCTGCAGACGAAGATGTGGAAGATACTCAAGATGAGCACACCATCGATGGAGATTCAGTTGAGCTCGAAATGACAGAATCCACTGAAGAAGAATAA
- a CDS encoding ComEC/Rec2 family competence protein, with amino-acid sequence MNINHGAILCFGYVLGLFLTCLWGGINANPTVLQWVTVLGAITALTGLLIWILPRHFWQMRAQLVLNSGLIALLAVSYFQFRTPNLARSPLFQLTQEEATLLKYPIEISGKIASQPRTKSTGKQTFWFTTEILTTKFEQFPIQEKLYITLDEIEQEIKAGDNATLQGRLYQPKSPKDPWSFDFAKYLQKNNAFFGFKSWKILSSQSSSFGISRVREKIINIHQRFLDPDKATLLSAMVLGQKVVDLPESLYHLWVKAGLAYTVAASGFHVSLLLGFTQWLTRKKTVKMQFYAGVTILSFYVLLTGFQPSILRAALMGGAGLTALVLDRQVKPLSLLLLAATLLLLYNPLWIWDLGFQLSFLATFGLLTTLDPIQKKLDFVPPTIATVIAIPMAASLWILPLLAYEFNVIATYSIPLSILFSLPIAIVSLGGMLSGAIGLFIPILGGAIAYLVGFPLSAMLWLVEKVVALPASNLSVASLHWSQLMIIYGIMLSIWLTKWGQRQSKILGLGLCFLFVSFLVVKHYTTTKIVVFAAGDQPTLIAQVNGKTIVFESSLEKSVESSLFSFLDQAGISEIDALVKPQKSEDLIVDSVLENRYKIEDEYVTGINQDDSHYLQPFEQKKIGNIRFQILQEKPLLFELRVAENTFYILGDCHADDPPLLELSKGYLITNPKNIDLKLWETLKPQGVIAIGSRRDHFLAANSIIYWTDEDGVIQWTPKQGLISVAPK; translated from the coding sequence ATGAATATTAATCATGGTGCAATTCTTTGTTTTGGCTATGTGCTCGGTTTATTTTTGACTTGTCTGTGGGGAGGGATTAATGCTAATCCTACAGTTTTACAATGGGTCACTGTCTTAGGGGCGATCACCGCTCTAACTGGGTTATTGATCTGGATTCTGCCACGACATTTTTGGCAAATGAGAGCTCAACTTGTATTGAACTCTGGTTTGATTGCATTGTTGGCAGTCAGTTACTTTCAATTCCGAACACCGAATCTAGCAAGAAGCCCACTCTTTCAACTGACTCAAGAAGAAGCAACTTTATTAAAATATCCAATCGAAATCTCCGGTAAAATCGCAAGTCAACCTCGTACAAAAAGTACTGGAAAACAAACTTTTTGGTTTACTACAGAAATACTGACAACAAAATTCGAGCAATTTCCTATCCAAGAGAAACTCTACATAACTCTTGATGAGATAGAACAGGAAATAAAGGCTGGTGATAATGCCACATTGCAGGGTCGTCTATATCAACCAAAATCTCCAAAAGATCCTTGGTCATTTGATTTTGCAAAATACCTTCAAAAAAATAATGCTTTCTTTGGATTTAAAAGCTGGAAAATTCTATCTTCTCAATCATCAAGTTTTGGAATCTCTAGAGTTAGAGAGAAAATTATTAATATTCACCAAAGGTTTTTAGATCCAGATAAAGCAACTTTATTAAGTGCAATGGTTCTAGGTCAGAAAGTTGTCGATCTTCCTGAATCTCTCTATCACTTATGGGTGAAAGCCGGGCTGGCTTATACAGTTGCGGCTTCGGGCTTTCATGTCTCTCTGTTGCTTGGATTTACGCAATGGTTGACGAGAAAAAAAACAGTGAAAATGCAATTTTATGCTGGTGTCACTATTCTTTCTTTTTATGTTTTGTTGACTGGTTTTCAGCCATCTATATTGAGAGCTGCTTTGATGGGAGGAGCCGGACTTACTGCACTTGTTTTAGATCGGCAAGTTAAACCGCTGAGTTTGCTGTTGCTCGCTGCGACATTGTTACTTTTGTATAATCCTTTATGGATCTGGGATCTGGGTTTTCAGCTTAGTTTTTTAGCGACATTTGGGCTCTTGACAACGCTCGATCCGATTCAAAAAAAGCTAGATTTTGTTCCGCCAACTATAGCTACCGTGATCGCTATTCCGATGGCAGCAAGTTTATGGATATTACCTCTTCTCGCCTATGAGTTTAATGTGATCGCAACTTATAGTATCCCTCTTAGTATCTTGTTTTCACTGCCAATTGCAATTGTGAGTTTGGGAGGAATGCTTAGTGGAGCTATTGGTTTATTTATTCCTATTCTTGGTGGGGCGATCGCCTATTTAGTGGGATTTCCTCTTAGTGCGATGTTGTGGTTGGTGGAAAAAGTTGTTGCATTGCCAGCCAGCAATTTATCAGTTGCATCATTACATTGGTCGCAGCTCATGATTATTTACGGCATAATGCTCTCTATTTGGCTAACGAAATGGGGACAGCGACAAAGCAAAATATTAGGTCTTGGCCTTTGTTTTTTATTTGTTAGTTTCTTGGTAGTGAAACACTATACAACAACAAAAATAGTTGTTTTTGCAGCTGGCGATCAACCAACTTTAATAGCTCAAGTAAACGGTAAAACAATTGTATTTGAGTCTTCACTAGAAAAATCTGTTGAATCTTCTTTATTTTCTTTTCTTGATCAAGCTGGGATAAGTGAGATTGATGCTTTAGTCAAACCACAAAAATCAGAAGACTTAATTGTAGACTCCGTGCTTGAGAATAGATATAAAATTGAAGACGAATATGTGACTGGAATCAATCAGGATGACAGCCATTATCTTCAACCTTTTGAGCAAAAAAAGATTGGAAATATACGATTTCAAATCCTGCAAGAAAAACCTTTATTGTTTGAATTAAGAGTCGCAGAAAACACGTTTTATATTTTGGGCGATTGCCATGCGGATGACCCACCATTGCTCGAACTATCGAAAGGCTATTTGATCACGAATCCAAAAAATATAGATCTTAAACTTTGGGAAACTCTCAAGCCTCAAGGGGTGATCGCCATAGGTTCTCGTCGTGACCATTTTCTGGCGGCAAATTCCATCATTTACTGGACTGATGAAGATGGTGTAATTCAATGGACTCCCAAGCAAGGATTAATTTCTGTTGCGCCAAAGTGA
- a CDS encoding bifunctional diguanylate cyclase/phosphodiesterase, with protein sequence MKNFTTQITEEKNISRYLSRQLWQKKSDTFANSQNKIIIKAISNLLSQEIEFRNQIINALPDLVWLKDSNGFYLACNKRFEDFFGTTKQEIIGKTDRDFMESELANFFSKQAQKAIKKGSSVTNEEWITFAKDEHRKLLKTTKLPIYNQNKKLIGVLGIGHNITKSRKSEESLGHREERFSLAMRGANDGLWDWNLETNETYYSPRWKSMLGYEEEELENQFSTWEKLVHPDDKNIVLDRVQDYLAGAIDAFEVEMRMIHKDGHNVFVLSRAFLVHRESDDKATRLVGTHVDITDRKKAEAFDNRNAEILEMIATGKPASAIYAEIALLYEERHPGLRCSMLELENGRLLHGGAPSLPQAYCDAVHGLKNGPNVGSCGTSTYTGKRVLVENIETDPKWAKIKHVALPHGMRCCWSEPIKSSSGKVLGAFGMYYDYPALPNEEESNDLTSAARLAGIVMERDHAQKRIRELAYTDELTKLASRAHFYEDLEELIEISDRHKRRFGLLYIDLDNFKGVNDSLGHDAGDVLLQKIAKRLEKISRTGDFVARLSGDEFCILVKDIDDDYATAHVAQRCLERISKPVELSGRKFTPACSIGIAHYPDDGQDLSTLLKAADTSLYAAKERGKNQYAFYEQKFTDQAEYRFRVEQNLREAVETQQLSLVYQPKIEMSTGKIIGVEALSRWYHPKLGQVPPNEFIDTAERIGMIKPLTEWVLKIACNQAVAWKRQGLPSLRMAVNISPSHFLDNDFMPLISRVIAETGINPENLELEVTESVVQTDPQNLEIFQQLKELGISLAIDDFGIGYSSFASLKHLAVDYLKIDKYFVNDMLTDQKSKLLVGSMVEMGHILGHEIVAEGIETVEQYQILKSFGCEVAQGYLFSRAVNAETITNLLNKNVIHPE encoded by the coding sequence ATGAAAAATTTCACAACCCAGATTACTGAAGAAAAAAATATATCTAGATATCTATCAAGACAGCTTTGGCAGAAAAAAAGTGATACCTTTGCGAATTCACAGAACAAAATAATCATCAAAGCTATCAGTAATCTACTTAGTCAAGAAATTGAATTTCGAAATCAAATTATTAATGCCTTACCAGATTTAGTTTGGCTAAAAGACTCTAATGGTTTTTATCTTGCCTGCAATAAACGCTTTGAGGATTTTTTTGGCACAACGAAACAAGAAATTATTGGGAAGACAGATCGCGATTTTATGGAGTCTGAACTAGCCAATTTTTTCAGCAAGCAGGCTCAGAAAGCGATCAAGAAAGGTTCATCAGTCACAAACGAAGAATGGATTACATTTGCAAAAGACGAACATCGTAAGCTTTTAAAAACAACAAAACTACCGATATATAACCAAAACAAAAAATTGATTGGTGTCTTAGGCATTGGACACAACATCACAAAGTCTAGAAAATCCGAAGAAAGTTTAGGACATCGTGAAGAGCGATTTTCGCTCGCGATGCGTGGTGCCAATGACGGTTTATGGGACTGGAATTTAGAGACAAATGAAACCTACTATTCACCCCGTTGGAAAAGTATGCTGGGGTATGAAGAAGAGGAACTAGAAAATCAATTTAGTACTTGGGAAAAGCTTGTACACCCCGATGACAAAAATATTGTCTTAGATAGAGTTCAGGATTATTTAGCAGGTGCCATAGATGCATTCGAAGTGGAAATGCGAATGATTCATAAAGACGGCCATAACGTTTTTGTCTTGTCTCGTGCCTTTCTGGTGCATCGTGAATCTGATGACAAGGCGACCCGTCTCGTCGGCACCCATGTTGATATTACAGATCGAAAAAAAGCTGAGGCATTTGATAATAGAAATGCCGAAATTTTAGAAATGATTGCCACAGGTAAGCCAGCATCAGCTATCTATGCTGAAATTGCTTTGCTGTATGAAGAACGTCACCCAGGCCTCCGATGCTCAATGCTGGAATTAGAGAATGGCAGGTTGTTACACGGGGGGGCACCAAGCTTACCACAAGCATATTGTGATGCAGTCCATGGTCTCAAAAATGGCCCGAATGTCGGCTCCTGCGGCACTTCAACATATACAGGGAAACGTGTCCTTGTCGAAAATATTGAGACTGATCCTAAATGGGCAAAAATCAAACATGTAGCCCTTCCCCATGGCATGCGCTGCTGTTGGTCTGAGCCAATCAAAAGCTCTTCGGGGAAAGTACTCGGCGCATTTGGAATGTACTATGACTACCCGGCCTTACCGAATGAAGAGGAATCTAATGATCTCACGTCTGCGGCGAGGTTAGCCGGGATTGTGATGGAGCGAGATCATGCCCAAAAACGTATTCGGGAGTTAGCTTATACCGATGAATTAACTAAACTTGCTAGTCGTGCCCACTTTTATGAAGATCTTGAGGAATTAATCGAAATTAGCGATCGCCACAAACGCCGTTTTGGTCTTCTTTATATCGACTTAGACAATTTCAAAGGGGTTAATGACAGTCTCGGACATGATGCTGGCGATGTACTGCTTCAGAAAATTGCTAAGCGTTTAGAAAAAATTAGTCGTACAGGTGATTTTGTTGCCCGACTCAGTGGCGATGAATTCTGTATTCTCGTTAAAGATATTGATGACGATTATGCCACAGCCCATGTTGCCCAGCGTTGTCTAGAAAGAATCTCCAAACCTGTCGAGTTATCAGGTCGAAAGTTCACCCCTGCATGCAGTATTGGCATTGCCCATTATCCCGACGATGGTCAGGATTTATCCACTTTGCTGAAAGCTGCGGATACGTCACTTTATGCCGCTAAAGAACGCGGCAAAAATCAGTATGCCTTCTACGAACAAAAATTTACGGATCAGGCAGAATATCGTTTTCGGGTAGAACAGAATTTGAGAGAGGCAGTCGAAACACAACAATTGTCCCTCGTTTATCAACCCAAAATTGAGATGAGTACTGGCAAAATTATTGGGGTTGAGGCCTTGTCACGGTGGTATCACCCAAAATTAGGACAAGTGCCACCGAATGAGTTTATTGATACGGCGGAAAGAATTGGGATGATTAAACCGCTCACAGAGTGGGTTTTAAAAATCGCTTGCAATCAAGCTGTTGCGTGGAAAAGGCAAGGTTTACCGTCATTAAGGATGGCTGTAAATATTTCTCCTAGTCATTTTCTCGATAATGATTTTATGCCCTTAATTAGTAGAGTCATCGCGGAGACAGGGATAAATCCCGAGAATCTGGAATTAGAGGTTACGGAAAGTGTTGTGCAGACTGACCCACAGAATCTTGAGATTTTCCAACAGTTAAAAGAGCTTGGTATTTCACTAGCCATTGACGATTTTGGGATCGGTTACTCATCTTTTGCCTCTCTCAAACATTTGGCAGTGGATTATTTAAAGATTGATAAATACTTTGTGAATGACATGCTTACTGATCAGAAATCAAAACTTCTAGTAGGCTCAATGGTTGAAATGGGACATATTCTAGGTCATGAAATTGTTGCAGAAGGGATTGAGACAGTTGAGCAATATCAAATACTTAAAAGTTTTGGTTGTGAGGTTGCTCAAGGCTATTTATTCAGTAGAGCTGTCAATGCAGAGACCATTACCAACCTATTAAATAAAAATGTCATACACCCTGAATAA
- a CDS encoding TonB-dependent siderophore receptor → MKIKSLSLAAFLVALGHSAAIAQTEIPTFQIDEDLENNSQEEIPVTPINLNETYDFEFTIIDEILNQAIYAPLRQESTVKESTRAAYVINREQIEAQGYRTVNEALRYFPGVFIDSSAGNRLGALSSQIIRGGNSSAQTLILLDGRPINTFNDGRFDLSSLSTSNVERIELIPGGGSTLFGSNAIAGVINIVTREPEANAGWVAEVGAEIGNLGYNRQEIAASYSEKNSAVRIAYDRTAAENDYDYDNGTFTGTRENAEADLQNINLLASTKIGDRHELRFNGIYSSKDIGVPGSIDDVSLFSSRSLTANQYSDDWLLSLELQSRLGNADDSQLTARVFADFGDLFFVNRESFIDTELDNSSVGVQVQHDWQFTENQGITYGVDYRSSDIIATSFDVVDYDENLSQGALFARYSARVSPEVDLNLGIRQDFNSLADGSFTSPSAGIKWQAGDRTALRANYARNFRVPTALDLYFPGFSNPDLSPETSNSFDIGIDQEIGDRALFRLTYFNNTIDDAINFVFDPVTFAGQPENIGKVRNQGLEAELSLQFNETLRGFVNYTMNNSKILEDNDASVIDNEVRFAGTDFFNVGLAYENRRGAYVGLFLKHVGDRVTNNTNTASLDSYTNVDIRARYPINENVNLTASWENIFDEDFEVFDNFPGVGSRFQIGVNAKFR, encoded by the coding sequence ATGAAAATCAAATCTTTATCCCTTGCAGCTTTCTTGGTTGCCTTAGGTCATAGCGCGGCGATCGCCCAAACAGAAATCCCGACATTTCAAATAGACGAGGATTTAGAAAATAACTCTCAAGAAGAAATTCCGGTTACTCCCATCAATCTCAATGAGACTTATGATTTCGAATTTACGATTATCGATGAGATCTTAAATCAAGCAATTTATGCACCGTTGCGACAAGAAAGTACTGTCAAAGAATCGACTCGCGCGGCTTATGTAATTAATCGTGAGCAAATTGAAGCCCAAGGATATCGCACGGTAAATGAAGCTTTGCGTTATTTCCCTGGCGTTTTTATTGATAGTTCGGCAGGTAACCGCCTCGGTGCGTTGAGTAGCCAAATTATTCGCGGTGGTAATAGTTCGGCTCAAACACTGATTTTGCTCGATGGTCGCCCCATTAATACATTCAATGATGGGCGTTTTGACCTGTCGAGTTTGAGTACATCCAATGTGGAACGAATCGAACTGATACCCGGTGGCGGTTCAACTTTATTTGGGTCTAATGCGATCGCCGGTGTGATTAATATTGTGACGCGCGAGCCAGAAGCCAATGCGGGTTGGGTTGCGGAAGTCGGTGCGGAGATTGGGAACCTGGGCTATAACCGTCAGGAAATTGCAGCCAGCTACAGCGAAAAAAATAGTGCGGTTCGGATTGCGTATGATCGCACTGCTGCCGAAAATGATTATGACTACGATAACGGCACTTTTACTGGCACACGGGAAAATGCCGAAGCCGATCTCCAAAATATCAATTTACTTGCCAGCACAAAGATTGGCGATCGCCACGAACTGAGATTTAACGGCATTTACTCCAGTAAAGATATTGGCGTGCCAGGCAGTATCGATGATGTGTCCCTATTCAGTAGCCGCAGCCTCACCGCCAACCAATATTCTGACGATTGGCTGTTGTCCCTAGAGCTGCAATCTCGTTTAGGTAATGCCGATGACTCACAACTGACAGCGCGGGTTTTTGCTGACTTTGGCGATCTATTTTTCGTCAATCGCGAATCCTTTATTGACACAGAATTAGACAATAGTTCGGTTGGTGTACAGGTTCAGCACGATTGGCAATTCACCGAAAATCAAGGGATCACCTACGGCGTTGACTATCGCAGCAGCGACATTATCGCCACAAGTTTTGACGTTGTAGATTACGACGAAAATCTTTCCCAAGGTGCGCTGTTTGCCCGTTACTCCGCTAGGGTTAGTCCAGAAGTGGATCTCAATCTTGGCATTCGACAGGACTTTAACAGTTTGGCGGATGGTTCTTTCACCTCTCCCAGTGCTGGGATTAAATGGCAAGCAGGCGATCGCACCGCCCTCCGCGCCAACTATGCTCGAAATTTCCGAGTTCCCACCGCCCTCGACCTCTATTTCCCCGGTTTCAGCAATCCTGATTTGTCTCCCGAAACCAGCAATAGTTTTGATATCGGTATTGACCAAGAGATTGGCGATCGCGCCCTATTCCGCCTGACCTATTTCAACAACACTATCGACGACGCAATTAATTTCGTCTTTGATCCAGTAACCTTTGCAGGGCAACCTGAAAATATCGGTAAAGTCCGCAACCAAGGTCTTGAAGCTGAGCTGAGTTTGCAATTTAACGAAACGCTGCGGGGCTTTGTGAATTACACCATGAATAATTCCAAAATCCTTGAGGACAATGACGCCAGCGTTATCGATAATGAAGTACGTTTCGCCGGGACAGATTTCTTTAATGTTGGTCTCGCCTACGAAAATCGTCGTGGTGCTTATGTCGGTCTTTTCCTCAAACATGTTGGCGATCGCGTCACCAATAACACCAATACCGCATCGCTTGATTCCTATACCAATGTAGATATTCGCGCCCGTTATCCCATTAACGAAAACGTGAATCTCACAGCCAGTTGGGAGAATATTTTTGACGAAGATTTTGAAGTCTTCGATAATTTTCCCGGTGTTGGAAGCCGCTTCCAAATTGGTGTCAATGCCAAATTCCGTTAA
- a CDS encoding phosphodiesterase, with product MVRIAQITDTHLLAHKEDDMRGVQTWYSLKKVLETAKKAEPELILLTGDLAHDGEYEAYQHLKELIEKTAIPAYWLPGNHDNYSLMQSALSSQYLRPQKLFHHKNWCFILLNSCLETAQYGEGTFAQTELDWLAEELEANSNNPTAIAFHHHPVDTGIDWLEQMSVLNSTDFHQILAQHPQVKVVCFGHIHHQVDVEKHGVQFYGTPATCTQVTPAKKELIDGKIQTWQQPGFRLIELGENGKVTTEVHRIQWF from the coding sequence ATGGTCAGAATTGCCCAAATCACAGATACTCACCTCCTCGCCCACAAGGAAGATGACATGCGAGGTGTCCAAACCTGGTATTCTCTCAAAAAAGTTTTAGAGACAGCGAAAAAGGCTGAGCCTGAACTAATTCTTTTGACGGGAGATCTCGCCCATGATGGGGAATATGAAGCTTATCAACATCTCAAAGAACTGATTGAGAAGACAGCAATTCCGGCTTATTGGCTACCGGGCAATCATGATAATTACAGTCTTATGCAGTCGGCATTATCCAGCCAATATCTTCGCCCTCAGAAACTTTTTCACCACAAAAATTGGTGTTTTATTCTCTTAAACTCTTGCCTAGAAACAGCTCAATATGGTGAAGGTACGTTTGCACAAACAGAACTTGATTGGTTAGCAGAAGAGCTCGAAGCAAATAGCAATAACCCCACGGCGATCGCCTTTCACCATCACCCAGTCGATACCGGCATTGATTGGCTTGAACAGATGTCGGTTTTAAATTCGACTGACTTTCACCAGATTTTGGCGCAGCATCCCCAAGTAAAAGTAGTTTGTTTTGGGCATATCCACCATCAAGTGGATGTTGAAAAACATGGCGTGCAATTCTACGGGACACCAGCCACTTGCACCCAAGTCACACCTGCCAAGAAAGAGTTGATCGACGGCAAAATTCAAACTTGGCAACAACCAGGATTTCGATTAATTGAGCTGGGCGAAAATGGCAAAGTCACAACTGAGGTGCATCGAATTCAATGGTTTTAA